In Pseudomonas fluorescens, one genomic interval encodes:
- a CDS encoding HlyD family secretion protein produces MTTQAKQKLAVAVAAALAVGVLLYLAVPGLFGKRTQQNTNDAFVSADFTLVVPRVAGFIKEVLVEDNQQVKAGQLLALIDDRDLRAAAEAADAQTLVARAQLQNAKATLERQTSVIAQAQASVVSAKAEMAFAQQELNRYNHLAGVGAGTVQNAQQARTRIDQATARLDTASAKLAAERKQVEILTAQRDAAEGNLKHAQAALEIASFELSYTRITAPQDGMIGERAVRVGAYVTPGSKLLAVVPLQQAYVVANFQETQLTDVQPGQHVQVRVDSLGGEALSGRVESIAPATGVTFAAVKPDNATGNFTKVVQRIPVKIVLEPGQPLAERLRVGMSVEASIDTRRSASAEREVTQR; encoded by the coding sequence ATGACGACTCAAGCAAAGCAAAAACTCGCGGTGGCCGTGGCGGCCGCACTGGCGGTCGGCGTGTTGCTGTACCTGGCGGTGCCGGGACTGTTCGGCAAGCGCACCCAGCAAAACACCAACGATGCGTTTGTTTCCGCCGACTTCACCCTGGTGGTGCCGCGCGTGGCCGGATTCATCAAGGAAGTGCTGGTGGAAGACAACCAGCAGGTCAAGGCCGGGCAGTTGCTGGCGCTGATCGATGATCGCGATTTGCGCGCCGCCGCTGAAGCGGCCGATGCGCAAACTTTGGTCGCCCGCGCTCAGCTGCAAAACGCCAAGGCGACGCTGGAGCGGCAGACCTCGGTGATTGCTCAGGCGCAGGCCTCGGTGGTTTCGGCCAAGGCAGAAATGGCCTTCGCCCAGCAGGAACTCAATCGCTACAACCACCTCGCCGGTGTAGGTGCCGGCACGGTGCAGAACGCGCAACAGGCCCGCACGCGTATTGATCAGGCAACCGCTCGGCTCGATACCGCCAGCGCGAAGCTCGCGGCTGAACGCAAGCAGGTCGAGATTCTCACGGCGCAGCGCGATGCCGCCGAGGGCAATCTGAAGCACGCGCAAGCGGCGCTGGAAATCGCCAGTTTCGAGTTGTCCTACACCCGGATCACCGCGCCGCAGGACGGCATGATCGGCGAGCGTGCTGTGCGCGTCGGCGCTTATGTCACGCCGGGCAGCAAGCTGCTGGCGGTGGTGCCGTTGCAGCAGGCGTATGTAGTCGCCAATTTTCAAGAAACCCAACTGACGGACGTGCAGCCGGGCCAGCACGTGCAGGTGCGCGTCGACAGCCTTGGTGGCGAGGCCTTGAGCGGTCGCGTCGAAAGCATCGCCCCGGCGACGGGCGTGACATTCGCCGCTGTGAAGCCGGACAACGCCACCGGTAATTTCACCAAGGTTGTACAACGGATTCCGGTGAAAATCGTGCTTGAGCCGGGTCAGCCGTTGGCCGAGCGTTTGCGTGTGGGCATGTCGGTGGAGGCGAGTATCGATACTCGCCGTTCGGCGTCGGCGGAACGTGAGGTGACGCAGCGATGA
- a CDS encoding efflux transporter outer membrane subunit, translating into MWERACSRRGQWQQLTLGALLAIGLSACTVGPDFRKPEATKIADWAKPAKSAPSQAVSEPLNERWWEVFHDPQLSALTQRAMNSNLDLQLASSRLQQSRAARQVITADRYPNTAATGSYARKRNSGEGLNDPSGHNGDSAFNLWDAGFSASWELDFWGRVRRETEAADANLEVAENDRRGVLLAVLADTAQNYIQLRGVQNTRAVTEQNLDVARHSLKLSQLRLSDGVATDLDVAEAAAQVSAIESRLPALEQRQSQLINAISLLMGEPPQALAKELSTDGAVPQSPLQVAIGLPSQLAERRPDIRQAEARLHAATANIGVAKGDFYPRITLSGNLGSQAMQLSDFGSWGSRAFGIGPQFSLPLFDGGRLRGMLQLREAQQQEAAIAYQQTVLRAWHEIDDQLTAYNASQRRRDSLAEAVRQNQIALRTAQQQYVEGVVDFVNVLTVQGALLATQEQWVESSTGVSLAMVGLYKALGGGWEAVYPVGEVARR; encoded by the coding sequence ATGTGGGAGCGGGCTTGCTCGCGAAGAGGCCAGTGGCAGCAACTCACCCTCGGTGCATTGCTCGCTATTGGCCTCAGCGCCTGCACCGTCGGCCCGGACTTCCGCAAGCCCGAAGCCACAAAGATCGCCGACTGGGCCAAACCCGCCAAATCCGCCCCCAGCCAAGCCGTCAGCGAACCGCTGAACGAACGCTGGTGGGAGGTTTTCCACGACCCGCAACTCTCAGCCCTGACCCAGCGGGCGATGAACAGCAACCTCGATCTGCAACTGGCCAGCAGCCGCTTGCAACAAAGCCGTGCCGCGCGACAAGTGATCACCGCGGATCGCTACCCGAACACCGCCGCTACCGGCAGCTACGCGCGTAAACGCAACAGTGGCGAAGGCCTGAATGACCCGTCCGGGCACAACGGCGATTCCGCCTTCAACCTGTGGGACGCCGGTTTCTCCGCGTCCTGGGAACTGGATTTCTGGGGCCGCGTGCGCCGTGAAACCGAAGCCGCCGATGCCAACCTCGAAGTCGCCGAAAACGACCGTCGCGGTGTGCTTCTGGCGGTGCTCGCCGACACCGCGCAGAACTACATCCAGCTGCGCGGTGTGCAGAACACTCGCGCGGTCACCGAGCAGAACCTCGACGTCGCCCGGCACAGCCTCAAACTGTCGCAGCTGCGCCTGAGCGATGGTGTGGCAACCGATCTGGACGTCGCCGAAGCCGCCGCGCAGGTTTCCGCCATCGAATCGCGCCTGCCGGCCCTCGAGCAGCGTCAGTCGCAATTGATCAACGCGATCAGCCTGCTGATGGGCGAACCGCCGCAGGCCCTGGCCAAGGAGTTATCCACAGACGGCGCGGTGCCGCAGTCACCGCTGCAAGTCGCCATCGGCCTGCCGTCGCAGCTGGCCGAACGCCGGCCGGACATCCGGCAGGCCGAGGCGCGCCTGCATGCCGCCACCGCCAACATCGGCGTGGCCAAGGGCGATTTTTATCCGCGCATCACCCTGTCCGGCAACCTCGGCTCGCAAGCGATGCAACTGAGCGACTTCGGCTCCTGGGGCTCGCGCGCGTTCGGTATCGGCCCGCAATTCAGCCTGCCGCTGTTCGACGGCGGACGCCTGCGCGGCATGTTGCAACTGCGCGAGGCCCAGCAACAGGAAGCGGCCATCGCCTACCAGCAGACCGTGCTGCGCGCCTGGCATGAAATCGACGACCAGTTGACCGCCTACAACGCCAGCCAGCGTCGCCGCGACAGCCTCGCCGAAGCCGTGCGGCAGAACCAGATCGCCCTGCGCACCGCACAACAGCAGTACGTCGAAGGCGTGGTCGATTTCGTCAACGTCCTCACCGTTCAAGGCGCGTTGCTGGCGACTCAGGAGCAGTGGGTGGAGAGCTCGACCGGGGTGTCGCTGGCGATGGTCGGGTTGTACAAGGCGCTGGGTGGGGGATGGGAGGCGGTGTATCCGGTGGGGGAGGTGGCGCGGCGCTGA
- a CDS encoding XRE family transcriptional regulator produces MAKKFADLEARMTPEARALADSIYEQHIKEMPLNELRQAKALSQATLAEMLHVNQAAISKMERRTDMYISTLRNYIRAMGGELEIIATFPDGQIKIENFAG; encoded by the coding sequence ATGGCTAAGAAATTCGCCGACCTCGAAGCACGCATGACACCCGAAGCACGGGCGCTTGCCGATTCGATCTACGAACAACACATCAAGGAAATGCCGCTTAACGAACTGCGACAAGCCAAGGCCTTGAGCCAGGCCACGCTGGCTGAAATGCTGCACGTCAACCAAGCGGCCATCTCGAAAATGGAGCGCCGTACCGATATGTACATCAGCACGCTGCGCAACTATATCCGGGCAATGGGTGGCGAACTTGAAATCATCGCGACCTTTCCCGACGGGCAAATCAAAATCGAAAATTTCGCAGGCTGA
- a CDS encoding type II toxin-antitoxin system RelE/ParE family toxin: MNWDIEYTDEFGNWWEELTESEQSSVAASVKLLGQFGPGLRFPHSSAINGARHGHLRELRVQHGGRPYRVLYAFDPRRCALLLIGGDKTGQDRWYELNVPLADRLYDEHLETLRKEGCNNG; this comes from the coding sequence ATGAATTGGGATATCGAATACACCGACGAGTTCGGCAACTGGTGGGAAGAACTGACTGAGAGCGAGCAGAGTTCTGTGGCGGCAAGCGTCAAACTGCTTGGGCAATTCGGCCCAGGCCTGCGTTTTCCGCATAGCAGTGCAATCAATGGCGCGCGGCATGGTCATTTACGGGAATTGCGCGTCCAGCATGGCGGGCGACCGTATCGCGTGCTCTATGCGTTTGATCCAAGACGCTGCGCGTTGCTTTTGATCGGTGGAGATAAAACCGGTCAGGACCGCTGGTATGAACTCAACGTCCCGCTCGCCGATCGACTGTACGATGAGCATCTCGAAACATTGCGCAAAGAGGGTTGCAACAATGGCTAA
- a CDS encoding efflux RND transporter periplasmic adaptor subunit, protein MQRLRGWVIGLTFVTCAVQAQTPGPDDPLLDNAAPAATTASSEARGVLRARDQAVLASELSGRIVELPFSEGESFKKGDVLARFDCSAYQAQLNAAQAANRGAGEELAHNRQLAALNSVGRFEVARAEAKVSETQAQSQVYQIQVKRCSVVAPFDGQVVERKVQRFESVAAGAPLLDVVDNRTLEIHLLVPSRWMARLKPGQTFSFVPDETGQPLDATVKRLGARIDEGSQTLLLVATLPEAKGLLAGMSGTAHFAELK, encoded by the coding sequence ATGCAGCGTTTGCGCGGTTGGGTTATCGGATTGACCTTTGTCACGTGTGCAGTTCAGGCGCAAACGCCCGGGCCAGACGATCCGCTGCTGGATAACGCAGCGCCTGCGGCAACCACGGCGAGCAGTGAGGCGCGGGGGGTGTTGCGGGCGCGGGATCAGGCGGTGCTGGCCAGCGAGCTGTCGGGGCGGATTGTCGAGTTGCCGTTCAGCGAGGGCGAGTCGTTCAAGAAAGGCGATGTGCTGGCGCGCTTCGACTGCTCGGCGTATCAGGCTCAGCTCAATGCTGCGCAGGCGGCCAATCGCGGTGCCGGTGAGGAGTTGGCGCACAACCGGCAGTTGGCCGCGCTCAATTCCGTCGGGCGTTTCGAAGTGGCGCGGGCCGAGGCCAAGGTCAGCGAAACCCAGGCGCAATCTCAGGTTTATCAGATTCAGGTCAAACGCTGCAGCGTGGTCGCGCCATTCGACGGGCAAGTGGTCGAGCGCAAGGTCCAGCGTTTCGAAAGCGTGGCGGCCGGCGCGCCGCTGCTGGACGTGGTGGACAACCGCACCCTGGAGATCCACTTGTTGGTGCCGTCGCGCTGGATGGCCAGGCTTAAACCCGGCCAGACCTTCAGCTTTGTCCCCGACGAAACCGGCCAGCCGCTCGATGCGACGGTCAAACGCCTCGGTGCGCGCATCGACGAAGGCAGCCAGACACTGTTGCTGGTCGCCACACTTCCCGAAGCCAAGGGCTTGCTCGCCGGCATGAGCGGCACGGCGCACTTTGCGGAGCTTAAATGA